The genomic segment CCGCAAGCCGCAAGCCCGCCCGCTACCAAGGGGTGAAGCTCCGCCTCGGGCCGGGGAAACCCCTCTCCGGCCAGGAGGTCCCCCTCCCGGAAAAGGCCCTTGAGGCCCGGGGGAGCTTCCAGCTCCTGGACCGGAAAAAGGCCTACCTAGAGCACCTGGCAGGGAGCGCCGGCCAGGGGGCCAAGGGGAAGAAGGGTGTGGTCTACCTGGACACCTTAGGGGGTGCCGGGGGTGGCCTTATGCCGGGGGTCTTTAAGCTTTTGGGCCTCGAGGCGGAGCTTCGCGAGCTCCACCCCCTCCCCCACCCCCTCTTCTACGGGGTGGACCCCGACCCCAAGCCGGAAAACCTCCCTACCCTCCTCGCCCTCATGAGAGCCGTGGAACCCCCGGCGGTGGGCTTGGCCCTGGATGGGGATGCGGACCGCCTGGCTGCTGTCCTTCCCGGGGGGGAGGTTCTCCCT from the Thermus albus genome contains:
- a CDS encoding phosphoglucomutase produces the protein MELYPTQDGFLGEIAKGFTFAQVARLAAGFGERARAEGIDQVVVTHDTRFLAKEMAEEAAGVLAGLGLETYLLKGPSPLPLFGFALKEMEAAGFYLTASRKPARYQGVKLRLGPGKPLSGQEVPLPEKALEARGSFQLLDRKKAYLEHLAGSAGQGAKGKKGVVYLDTLGGAGGGLMPGVFKLLGLEAELRELHPLPHPLFYGVDPDPKPENLPTLLALMRAVEPPAVGLALDGDADRLAAVLPGGEVLPPEEVLKALEEALEGKEVRGDGQGGYLFPWHLEEPDPLLAALLLLGKLL